One Gordonia mangrovi genomic region harbors:
- a CDS encoding IniB N-terminal domain-containing protein translates to MTTRTLLDFVMCLNYDPETAAAFRGDPQQALIDAGLHHVSVSDVENLLAIVGPSPPSSGLDRGAVGSDASIWSTSEVAHAFDAAFLDGAPPSADSDRNPVEAEGFAPEGRPFPAEVEAYPAGAGRFPTDDSRIPDDHNQFAVDTAGPFIEDRPESQENALALDDPGAQADLPDVDHSVDLPLDGL, encoded by the coding sequence ATGACGACGCGCACGCTTCTCGACTTCGTCATGTGTTTGAACTACGACCCGGAGACGGCCGCCGCGTTCCGCGGTGATCCACAGCAGGCACTCATCGACGCCGGACTCCATCACGTCTCGGTGTCCGACGTCGAGAATCTCCTCGCGATCGTCGGTCCGTCTCCGCCATCGTCCGGCCTTGATCGGGGTGCGGTCGGGTCCGATGCGAGTATCTGGTCGACCAGCGAGGTCGCCCACGCCTTCGACGCCGCATTCCTCGACGGCGCCCCGCCTTCTGCCGACAGCGACCGGAATCCCGTCGAGGCCGAGGGTTTTGCCCCCGAGGGCAGGCCTTTTCCCGCCGAGGTCGAGGCGTATCCCGCCGGCGCCGGCCGGTTTCCTACCGACGACAGCCGAATTCCGGACGACCACAACCAGTTCGCCGTCGACACCGCAGGGCCCTTCATCGAGGACCGCCCGGAATCGCAGGAGAACGCCCTCGCACTCGATGATCCCGGTGCCCAGGCGGATCTGCCGGATGTCGACCATTCGGTGGACCTTCCGCTCGACGGACTGTGA
- a CDS encoding IniB N-terminal domain-containing protein — MNPNQQMDELIAFIQNLFESGEAAEDFEKNPGRCLELAGLDDVTPAQVQEAATVAAQAVQPAAGGDGGWAPPPVSGGGSVASIIQNVTNNYYQQFNNTTIIGDNNTVDTTQTMATGDGSVAVGGNANGPIATTGGVAGTDNTVGNSTDDHSVDVDKSIDGDGSGNTANTNVTDNSRNDSHNRADVSAPAPATTPVAAPAPQPFHPAPIPVDDSTVFGVSEQPLHALATTLPFADPIPDDLVSDAPIDPRLTTTVDDLTAGGQSTSDDDPDTTELADSTTAPDAVDGPSEWTYPEDPDPLDGTVDVPLDAPVSIAEPVTYDTPAVAQPMSTGYDPAPVGEPAAAAVAPVDAGLDMG, encoded by the coding sequence ATGAATCCGAACCAGCAGATGGACGAACTCATCGCCTTCATCCAGAACCTGTTCGAAAGTGGGGAGGCCGCTGAGGATTTCGAGAAGAACCCGGGCCGGTGCCTGGAACTGGCCGGGCTGGACGACGTCACACCCGCGCAGGTCCAGGAGGCGGCGACCGTCGCGGCGCAGGCGGTGCAACCGGCTGCGGGCGGCGACGGCGGGTGGGCGCCACCGCCGGTCTCCGGCGGCGGCAGCGTCGCATCGATCATCCAGAACGTGACCAACAACTACTATCAGCAGTTCAACAACACGACGATCATCGGTGACAACAACACCGTCGACACGACCCAGACGATGGCGACCGGGGACGGATCGGTCGCCGTCGGTGGCAACGCCAACGGGCCCATCGCCACCACCGGCGGTGTCGCCGGGACAGACAACACGGTCGGGAACTCCACGGACGACCACAGCGTCGACGTCGACAAGTCGATTGACGGCGACGGCAGCGGCAACACCGCGAACACGAACGTCACCGACAACAGTCGCAACGACAGTCACAATCGCGCCGACGTCTCGGCGCCCGCACCGGCGACGACCCCTGTTGCCGCCCCGGCGCCGCAGCCGTTTCATCCCGCGCCGATTCCGGTCGACGACAGCACGGTGTTCGGGGTGTCGGAGCAGCCGTTGCACGCCTTGGCCACCACTCTGCCTTTCGCCGACCCCATTCCGGACGACCTGGTGTCGGACGCGCCCATCGACCCGAGGCTGACCACGACCGTCGACGACCTGACCGCGGGCGGCCAGTCGACGAGCGATGACGATCCCGACACGACCGAGCTTGCCGACAGCACGACTGCCCCCGACGCGGTGGACGGACCCTCGGAGTGGACGTACCCGGAAGATCCCGACCCGCTCGACGGCACGGTGGATGTGCCGCTGGATGCGCCGGTGTCCATCGCCGAACCGGTCACCTACGACACCCCTGCCGTGGCGCAACCCATGTCGACCGGGTACGACCCCGCACCCGTCGGCGAGCCCGCCGCAGCAGCTGTCGCGCCCGTCGATGCGGGACTCGACATGGGTTAG
- a CDS encoding Hsp70 family protein has product MTATGLGISIGTSLFRSSTYPIDSYPDHARASILTLVPHLPPEVGTRQENPRVSDGGMTIRGFVERVGDPIPLTTPDGGTHDAQALTAHAIRSVMRGVADRFDGSPSTVIAHPAHWPDHTVATMRAALGRNGLRHDIRIESDMYCAVERLRDQPDFPAAGLLAVVDVGASGSSVAVLELGSSADGAERPDSAPADVVRLERPSGADLDHAILQHVLGQVLDPASVSTADVNLTDAIRGVRAQCRRAKEELSQSTVSVVDVDLPGFRGDIRVTRNELDDLLGEQLAPLDHGISEALDISGRQASDLVAIAAIGGGANIGAMVHHLSGHFHVPVLVDPDPGQTAARGAALIAARSARRPAPVVGPAAGAMVAAADAEHTPARPPATPSNDASTPTTRQFRPATLPPTAPLASGAAGPAAEQAPDARSARPVLEFIESERRTEADGKPGNKRRAAIVAVAALAVLGAVSATAFAVARDGDSPPTPPPVSTSAPTTSTSEQVEEATRFEQAPAPPLEPQVTTPDPTDEPGPSISTPIDTETDSGTGTGTDPGTGSGTDPGTDPGGESDPEPAAGEGTPEEPVAEPAGSPSG; this is encoded by the coding sequence ATGACCGCAACAGGATTGGGCATCTCCATCGGCACAAGCCTATTCCGATCGAGTACGTATCCGATCGACAGCTACCCCGACCACGCACGAGCGTCGATTCTCACCCTCGTACCCCACCTGCCCCCAGAGGTGGGCACGCGACAGGAGAATCCGCGCGTCTCCGACGGCGGGATGACGATCCGGGGGTTCGTCGAGCGCGTCGGCGATCCCATCCCGCTCACCACACCCGACGGTGGCACCCACGATGCCCAGGCCCTGACCGCACACGCGATACGCAGTGTGATGCGCGGCGTCGCCGATCGATTCGACGGCTCGCCGTCGACCGTGATCGCCCATCCGGCGCATTGGCCGGACCACACCGTGGCGACGATGCGCGCCGCGCTCGGGCGCAACGGGTTGCGCCACGACATCCGTATCGAATCGGATATGTACTGCGCAGTGGAACGGCTCCGCGACCAGCCCGATTTTCCGGCAGCAGGGTTGCTGGCAGTGGTTGACGTGGGTGCCTCGGGGAGTTCGGTGGCGGTCCTCGAGCTCGGGTCGTCAGCCGACGGAGCGGAAAGACCCGACTCGGCACCGGCCGATGTCGTACGGCTCGAGCGTCCGAGTGGTGCCGATCTCGATCATGCAATCCTGCAGCATGTGCTCGGTCAGGTCCTCGACCCGGCGTCGGTGTCGACCGCCGACGTGAACCTCACCGACGCCATCCGGGGTGTGCGGGCGCAATGTCGACGCGCCAAAGAGGAGCTGTCGCAGAGCACGGTCTCCGTCGTCGACGTCGATCTGCCGGGTTTTCGCGGGGACATCCGGGTGACGAGAAATGAACTCGACGACCTCCTCGGCGAACAGCTTGCGCCGCTCGATCACGGCATCTCCGAGGCGCTCGACATCTCCGGTCGTCAGGCCTCCGACTTGGTGGCGATCGCCGCCATCGGCGGCGGCGCCAACATCGGTGCCATGGTGCATCACCTCTCGGGTCACTTCCACGTCCCGGTGCTGGTCGATCCCGACCCGGGGCAGACCGCAGCGCGGGGGGCGGCGCTGATCGCGGCCCGCAGCGCTCGGCGACCGGCACCCGTCGTCGGGCCGGCGGCCGGCGCCATGGTCGCGGCGGCCGACGCCGAACACACCCCGGCCCGCCCGCCGGCCACACCCTCGAATGACGCGTCGACACCCACCACGCGGCAGTTCCGACCCGCTACGCTCCCGCCGACCGCGCCGTTGGCCTCCGGCGCGGCCGGACCGGCTGCCGAGCAGGCGCCCGACGCGCGGTCAGCACGTCCGGTCCTTGAGTTCATCGAGTCCGAGCGCCGGACGGAGGCCGATGGCAAGCCCGGCAACAAGCGCCGAGCCGCGATCGTCGCCGTCGCCGCGCTCGCGGTGTTGGGCGCGGTCAGTGCGACCGCCTTCGCCGTCGCCAGGGACGGCGACTCGCCGCCGACGCCCCCTCCGGTGTCCACATCGGCACCGACCACCTCGACGTCGGAGCAAGTGGAGGAGGCCACCCGATTCGAGCAGGCCCCGGCACCGCCACTCGAGCCGCAGGTGACCACGCCAGACCCCACCGACGAGCCGGGTCCCTCGATCAGCACCCCCATCGACACAGAAACCGACTCCGGAACCGGTACGGGCACTGACCCGGGCACGGGTTCGGGTACCGATCCGGGCACCGACCCCGGTGGCGAATCCGATCCGGAGCCCGCTGCCGGTGAAGGCACGCCCGAGGAACCGGTCGCCGAGCCCGCCGGCTCACCGTCCGGGTGA
- a CDS encoding dynamin family protein, translated as MDPNASKVCAIIDRLIAVGADTGRHDLVARLRAARGRITDPRARVVVVGQLKQGKSQLINALLNVPVCRVGDAETTTTITTIGYAEQPCAELVVADADGNERTVALTMDDITRDLSHAPEADGARVLRVDIRVPSALLRRGLVLVDTPGAGGVGTPHAAATLGLLAASNAIIVVSDVSQEYTAPEMTFIRQSTELCTNALCAATKTDLYPMWRDVIAADVTHLRRAGLDMAPLPVSSLLRSHAIRLDDRELNSESGFPGIIEFLDKEVLADASAEMQRFVMSEIRAIAEHLTLTIAPELATLRDPAAREGIVAELERARREAKELSARTALWQQVLADGVADLSAESDYDLRNRTRTLVKEYESTIDAGDPATVWQALGEQLESDVAEAVGDNFIWAHEQSLALAERVAETFADTGEVAIPRLDLASVGGGLAPVDGLSDLEQAPSGTVHKLVTGMRGSYGGMMMFGMMSTVVGMAMINPFSIAAGVLLGRKSYKEDKEMRLARRRAEAKAAVRKFVDDVLFEVGRESRFRLRTAQRVLRDHFRGIAEQTAQSLSDSIKATEESARAEMASREARLKALTGHESFLSEVTTWAAGGVREHV; from the coding sequence GTGGACCCCAACGCATCCAAGGTGTGCGCCATCATCGACAGGCTGATCGCCGTCGGTGCGGACACCGGGCGCCACGACCTGGTCGCCCGGTTGCGGGCCGCGCGGGGACGGATCACCGATCCACGAGCTCGTGTGGTGGTGGTCGGTCAGCTCAAACAGGGTAAGAGTCAACTGATCAACGCGTTGCTCAATGTGCCCGTCTGTCGGGTCGGGGACGCCGAGACGACCACCACCATCACGACGATCGGGTACGCCGAACAGCCGTGCGCAGAGCTCGTGGTGGCCGACGCCGACGGGAACGAGCGAACCGTTGCGCTCACCATGGACGACATCACCCGCGACCTCTCCCACGCTCCCGAGGCCGACGGGGCACGGGTGCTGCGTGTCGACATCCGCGTTCCCAGCGCCCTGCTCCGGCGGGGACTGGTCCTGGTCGACACCCCCGGCGCCGGTGGTGTCGGAACGCCACACGCCGCCGCCACCCTCGGTCTGCTCGCGGCATCCAACGCGATCATCGTCGTGTCGGATGTCAGTCAGGAGTACACGGCACCGGAGATGACGTTCATCCGTCAGTCCACCGAGTTGTGCACCAATGCACTGTGCGCGGCCACCAAGACCGACCTGTACCCGATGTGGCGGGACGTCATCGCCGCAGACGTCACACATCTTCGCCGGGCCGGACTCGACATGGCGCCCTTGCCGGTGTCGTCGCTGCTCAGGTCGCATGCCATCCGCCTCGACGACAGAGAGCTGAACTCGGAATCCGGGTTCCCCGGCATCATCGAGTTCCTCGACAAGGAGGTGCTCGCCGACGCATCGGCGGAGATGCAGCGGTTCGTGATGAGTGAGATCCGGGCCATCGCCGAGCACCTCACCCTCACCATCGCGCCCGAGTTGGCCACGCTGCGAGATCCGGCGGCGCGCGAGGGTATCGTGGCCGAACTCGAGCGGGCGCGTCGCGAGGCCAAGGAGCTGTCCGCGCGAACCGCGCTGTGGCAGCAGGTACTCGCCGACGGCGTCGCCGACCTGTCTGCGGAATCCGACTACGACCTGCGCAACCGCACCCGCACTCTGGTCAAGGAATACGAGTCGACGATCGACGCCGGCGACCCCGCGACGGTCTGGCAGGCGCTCGGCGAGCAGCTCGAATCCGATGTGGCGGAAGCGGTCGGCGACAACTTCATCTGGGCGCACGAACAGTCGCTGGCGCTCGCCGAACGAGTGGCCGAGACGTTCGCCGACACGGGCGAGGTGGCGATACCCCGGCTGGATCTCGCCTCCGTCGGAGGCGGCCTCGCACCCGTCGACGGTCTCAGCGATCTGGAACAGGCGCCGTCGGGGACGGTGCACAAGCTCGTCACCGGCATGCGCGGGTCCTATGGCGGCATGATGATGTTCGGGATGATGTCGACCGTGGTCGGCATGGCGATGATCAACCCGTTCTCGATCGCGGCCGGCGTGCTGCTGGGCCGCAAGTCCTACAAAGAGGACAAGGAGATGCGACTCGCCCGTCGTCGCGCCGAGGCGAAGGCCGCGGTGCGCAAGTTCGTCGACGACGTGCTCTTCGAGGTCGGCCGCGAGTCACGCTTCCGGCTACGCACCGCCCAGCGCGTGCTGCGCGACCACTTCCGCGGTATCGCCGAACAGACCGCGCAGTCGCTCAGCGATTCCATCAAGGCGACCGAGGAGTCGGCGCGAGCCGAGATGGCCTCCCGGGAAGCACGACTGAAGGCTCTCACCGGCCACGAATCGTTTCTGTCCGAGGTGACCACCTGGGCGGCCGGGGGTGTCCGTGAACACGTGTGA
- a CDS encoding dynamin family protein, whose amino-acid sequence MNTCDRVQQLVATAAHAYRTERAAPGTDVAAAIDELDRCARRLGEPLRIALAGTLKAGKSTLLNALIGEELAPTDATECTKMVTWFRHGTAPAVRAYHQNGLSAPVPIQRTDGRLDFDLAALDPASIDRLEVQWPTTELTRCTVIDTPGTASLNAEVSERTLRLLTPADGVSGADAVVYLMRTTTANDVSTLAELSRQVGGRSGPLGVIGVLSRADELGVGRIDAMLSAKEIAARTAADLSASGLCQAVVPVAGLLALTARTLRQREYVALAALAAAPAEDLQLAMLSADRFVREQSVLPIDHETRAHLLRRFGLFGIRLAIASIQGGVGDSSSLADELLTRSGLTELRSIIDVQFGQRADQLKVHSALTDLLRILRQYEMPATMRLAADVRRMLGDVHGFEEVRLLGLLRCERTSLSEGELVDATRIIGGYGTSPDDRLGLDPFETMTTGRSSAVAAVQRWRGRADHPLNDVFTTRVCRAAARSAEGIIADMDMAARRAGRDRTVRHPQR is encoded by the coding sequence GTGAACACGTGTGACCGGGTACAGCAGCTCGTGGCCACCGCTGCGCATGCCTACCGAACCGAACGGGCCGCGCCGGGTACAGATGTCGCAGCGGCGATCGATGAGCTGGATCGTTGCGCACGACGGCTCGGCGAACCACTGCGCATCGCGCTGGCCGGCACGTTGAAGGCAGGCAAATCGACGCTGCTCAACGCGTTGATCGGCGAGGAGCTCGCGCCCACCGACGCGACGGAGTGCACCAAGATGGTCACGTGGTTTCGTCATGGCACCGCGCCGGCGGTGCGGGCGTATCACCAGAACGGACTGAGCGCGCCGGTCCCGATCCAGCGAACCGACGGCCGCCTCGACTTCGATCTCGCTGCCCTCGATCCGGCGTCGATCGACCGGCTCGAAGTGCAGTGGCCGACCACCGAGCTCACGCGCTGCACCGTCATCGACACGCCGGGTACCGCCTCGCTGAATGCCGAGGTCTCCGAGCGCACGCTGCGTCTGCTGACTCCCGCCGACGGGGTGTCCGGGGCGGACGCCGTGGTGTATCTGATGCGCACGACCACGGCGAACGACGTCTCGACGTTGGCCGAACTGAGCCGTCAGGTCGGTGGACGGTCCGGGCCCCTCGGCGTGATCGGCGTGCTCTCGCGCGCCGACGAACTCGGGGTCGGCCGGATCGACGCGATGCTCTCGGCGAAGGAGATCGCGGCGCGCACCGCAGCCGACCTGTCGGCGTCGGGACTGTGTCAGGCCGTGGTGCCGGTCGCCGGACTCCTCGCGCTCACCGCACGGACCCTGCGCCAACGCGAGTATGTCGCGCTGGCCGCACTCGCCGCCGCGCCTGCCGAGGACCTGCAACTCGCGATGCTGTCGGCCGACCGCTTCGTCCGGGAGCAGAGCGTGCTGCCGATCGACCACGAGACCCGCGCGCATCTGCTCCGGCGCTTCGGCCTGTTCGGCATCCGGCTCGCGATCGCGTCGATCCAGGGCGGCGTCGGCGATTCGAGCTCGCTGGCCGACGAACTGCTGACCCGTAGCGGCCTCACCGAACTACGGTCGATCATCGATGTGCAATTCGGACAGCGCGCCGATCAGTTGAAAGTCCATTCCGCGCTCACCGACCTGCTCCGGATTCTCCGGCAGTACGAGATGCCGGCGACGATGCGACTCGCGGCCGATGTGCGGCGGATGCTCGGCGACGTCCACGGGTTCGAGGAAGTGCGACTGCTCGGCCTGCTGCGTTGTGAGCGAACGTCGTTGTCGGAGGGAGAGCTGGTAGACGCCACCCGGATCATCGGCGGATACGGCACCTCGCCCGACGACCGGTTGGGGCTCGACCCGTTCGAGACGATGACGACGGGCCGGTCGAGCGCGGTCGCCGCCGTGCAGCGGTGGCGTGGTCGAGCCGACCATCCGCTCAACGACGTGTTCACGACGCGCGTGTGCCGGGCAGCAGCGCGCAGCGCGGAGGGCATCATCGCCGACATGGACATGGCGGCGCGTCGCGCCGGCCGCGACCGAACGGTCCGGCATCCGCAGCGGTGA
- a CDS encoding Re/Si-specific NAD(P)(+) transhydrogenase subunit alpha → MSVGVVRESAAGERRVALVPKVVASLVGKGVPVIVESGAGLGALIPDEHYAEAGATIGDPYSADVVVRVAPPTDDEIGRLRSGQKLIGFLAPRNADNQIAALKSAGVEAYAVEAIPRISRAQVMDALSSQANVSGYKSVVVAADLSTRFFPMLTTAAGTVKPATVLVLGVGVAGLQALATGKRLGGRTTGYDVRPEVAEQVRSVGAQWLDLGIDAAGEGGYARELTDEERAKQQQALEDAIKGFDVVITTALVPGRPAPRLVTAAAVEGMKPGSVVIDLAGETGGNCELTEPGQTVVKHDVTISSPLNLPATMPEHASELYSKNLFALIELMLDDNGAIAPDFDDEVIAAACVTREKEAVG, encoded by the coding sequence ATGAGTGTGGGTGTCGTGCGCGAGTCCGCCGCGGGCGAGCGCCGAGTGGCGTTGGTCCCCAAGGTGGTGGCCTCGCTGGTCGGAAAGGGTGTCCCGGTGATCGTCGAATCGGGTGCCGGTCTGGGGGCATTGATCCCCGACGAACACTATGCCGAGGCCGGTGCCACGATCGGTGATCCGTATTCGGCCGACGTGGTGGTGCGGGTAGCGCCGCCGACCGACGACGAGATCGGCAGACTGCGCAGCGGCCAGAAGCTGATCGGCTTCCTGGCTCCACGCAACGCCGACAATCAGATCGCAGCGTTGAAGTCCGCGGGTGTCGAGGCATATGCGGTGGAGGCGATCCCGCGAATCTCCCGCGCCCAGGTGATGGATGCGTTGAGTTCGCAGGCGAACGTGTCGGGCTACAAGTCCGTCGTCGTGGCCGCGGATCTGTCGACCCGGTTCTTCCCGATGCTCACCACGGCGGCGGGCACGGTCAAGCCCGCAACGGTGCTGGTGCTCGGAGTCGGTGTGGCGGGCCTGCAGGCGCTGGCCACCGGCAAGCGGCTCGGCGGGCGGACCACCGGGTACGACGTGCGGCCCGAGGTGGCCGAGCAGGTGCGGTCGGTGGGCGCGCAGTGGCTGGACCTGGGCATCGACGCCGCCGGTGAGGGTGGGTACGCCCGCGAACTCACCGACGAGGAGCGCGCGAAACAGCAGCAGGCGCTCGAGGACGCGATCAAGGGCTTCGACGTGGTCATCACGACCGCGCTGGTGCCGGGACGTCCCGCGCCGCGCCTGGTCACCGCCGCCGCCGTGGAGGGTATGAAGCCCGGCAGCGTCGTCATCGACCTCGCCGGGGAGACCGGCGGCAACTGCGAGCTCACCGAGCCCGGACAGACCGTCGTGAAGCACGACGTCACCATCAGCTCGCCGCTCAACCTGCCGGCGACGATGCCCGAACATGCCAGCGAGCTGTACTCGAAGAACCTGTTCGCGCTCATCGAGTTGATGCTCGACGACAACGGTGCGATCGCACCGGATTTCGACGACGAGGTGATCGCGGCCGCCTGCGTGACCCGCGAGAAGGAGGCGGTTGGCTGA
- a CDS encoding NAD(P) transhydrogenase subunit alpha, translating into MYTGLLANIAILVLAGFVGFAVISKVPNTLHTPLMSGTNAIHGIVVLGALVVLGKLPADANWGIRIIAFVALVFGTLNVIGGFAVTDRMLGMFKGKKEAAK; encoded by the coding sequence ATGTACACCGGTCTGCTGGCGAACATCGCGATCCTGGTGCTGGCCGGGTTCGTGGGCTTCGCCGTCATCTCCAAGGTCCCGAACACACTGCACACCCCGCTGATGTCGGGCACCAACGCCATCCACGGCATCGTCGTGCTCGGTGCACTGGTGGTGCTGGGCAAGCTTCCGGCCGACGCCAACTGGGGTATCCGCATCATCGCCTTCGTCGCGCTGGTGTTCGGCACACTCAACGTGATCGGCGGATTCGCGGTCACCGACCGCATGCTCGGCATGTTCAAGGGTAAGAAGGAGGCGGCCAAGTGA
- a CDS encoding helix-turn-helix domain-containing protein — translation MSTPSPTSPIDLARLSADLVGSYDDLPHPGGIQLVLGDAGTGKSEMLRHVRASLRSRGMRVGAQPAPSQAADVPPPDVDVLVIDDLDQLTDERLAVVTEIASRATPPIVAASRPIHRRAALRVALTALTRESPPITLGGLTVDEIETVLAEVGGDHGNRAREVAAMTNGNRQLVAAARHAFAAGADMRGAAAAVAACIRDRLASLSDLEVEALGILSLRVEVGPTEMAAALGIEPQHAADVIDSARCVGLCGDGPAFAADVRRQVLAAIGRTRMVEIEQQLTAALRPHGLVTDHLARQLSADGVVPSVQDRLDNACRLLTAGDAEAAGTVVDTLWHEVLPQPQRDRAVEIASTVATMTGQPHRAAKLYAWLDTTRTGDRPDEIVAAGGEPMRAIAEVAIGSPDRVLAFARGESEFDAPGLTTEVASMVATGLAQSLTEDSPAALHTLIRAAAAERSCGTGTLTAGRAVAVAALLAMHRGQLSRARAVLERSPAERLPPMHRPRHRVLMAWVHLLEGDVEGTAAHISHLTDQVRCVRDELAIAALRVAVARRRGDPAQLRAAWDAAANALGECEIDLFGLLFVGELWVAAAALGETEEIAPLLAQLRSILHGIGDAPQWSVATHWYGVHAAIAAESPSELIPHAQALAAAGRANRQAATLARAGRVWVHVLGGTVTPEDVEMAARGLDRYGYAWDGARLAGHAALQASDARVSAAMLQLARSLRTYRHGVAPGGDPTPDAVPASSAPGERATPGPAVTALSEREREVAVLLLSGITYRGIGEQLFISAKTVEHHVARIRRRIGAETRSEMLSMLRAMQLGRELTA, via the coding sequence ATGTCCACACCGTCTCCGACGTCGCCGATCGACCTCGCCCGGCTGTCTGCCGACCTCGTCGGGTCCTATGACGACCTGCCCCATCCCGGGGGGATTCAACTCGTCCTCGGCGATGCCGGAACCGGGAAGAGTGAGATGCTACGCCACGTCCGCGCGTCGCTGCGCAGTCGTGGGATGCGTGTCGGCGCGCAGCCCGCACCGAGCCAAGCCGCCGACGTCCCACCGCCGGATGTCGACGTTCTGGTGATCGACGATCTCGATCAGCTCACCGACGAGCGACTGGCCGTGGTCACCGAGATCGCGAGCCGGGCGACGCCACCGATCGTGGCCGCTTCGCGGCCCATACATCGACGCGCGGCACTTCGGGTCGCGCTGACCGCACTGACCCGGGAGTCACCGCCGATCACGCTTGGCGGCCTCACCGTCGATGAGATCGAGACCGTGCTCGCCGAGGTCGGCGGCGACCACGGCAACCGGGCCCGCGAGGTCGCGGCGATGACCAACGGCAACCGGCAGCTCGTCGCCGCCGCACGCCACGCATTCGCTGCGGGAGCCGACATGCGCGGCGCCGCTGCCGCCGTCGCCGCATGCATCCGCGACCGATTGGCATCGCTCTCCGATCTCGAGGTCGAGGCGCTCGGCATTCTCTCGCTCCGGGTGGAGGTCGGGCCGACCGAGATGGCTGCGGCGCTCGGCATCGAGCCCCAACATGCCGCCGACGTCATCGACTCGGCCCGGTGCGTCGGGCTCTGCGGCGATGGTCCTGCGTTTGCGGCCGACGTGCGTCGCCAGGTGCTGGCCGCGATCGGACGGACGCGGATGGTGGAGATCGAACAGCAGCTGACCGCCGCGTTGCGCCCCCACGGCCTGGTCACCGATCACCTGGCGCGTCAGCTGTCGGCCGACGGAGTCGTGCCCTCGGTGCAGGATCGGCTCGACAACGCATGCCGGCTCCTGACCGCCGGCGACGCCGAAGCGGCCGGCACGGTGGTCGACACCCTGTGGCACGAGGTGCTCCCGCAACCACAGCGCGATCGTGCAGTCGAGATCGCATCGACGGTGGCGACGATGACGGGGCAGCCACATCGCGCTGCGAAACTGTACGCCTGGCTCGACACCACCCGAACCGGTGACCGCCCCGATGAGATTGTCGCGGCCGGTGGCGAGCCGATGCGGGCGATCGCGGAGGTGGCAATCGGGTCACCGGACCGTGTCCTGGCATTCGCGCGGGGCGAGTCCGAATTCGACGCCCCAGGTCTCACCACCGAGGTGGCATCCATGGTCGCCACCGGTCTGGCTCAGTCGTTGACCGAGGACAGCCCGGCCGCCCTGCACACCTTGATCCGCGCGGCGGCTGCCGAACGCAGTTGCGGCACCGGGACGTTGACCGCGGGCAGAGCGGTCGCCGTCGCGGCGCTGCTCGCCATGCACCGTGGACAGCTCTCCCGAGCTCGTGCCGTGCTCGAGCGCTCCCCCGCCGAGCGCCTGCCGCCCATGCATCGACCGCGGCATCGTGTGCTCATGGCCTGGGTCCACCTCTTGGAGGGCGACGTCGAGGGCACCGCGGCGCACATCTCCCACCTGACCGACCAGGTACGGTGCGTGCGGGACGAACTGGCGATCGCCGCGCTGCGGGTTGCGGTGGCTCGTCGGCGGGGCGACCCCGCGCAGCTCCGCGCCGCGTGGGATGCGGCGGCGAACGCGTTGGGCGAGTGCGAGATCGACCTCTTCGGCCTTCTGTTCGTCGGCGAACTGTGGGTGGCCGCGGCGGCGCTCGGTGAAACCGAGGAGATCGCCCCGCTGCTGGCACAGCTCCGATCGATCCTGCACGGCATCGGCGATGCCCCACAGTGGTCGGTGGCCACTCACTGGTACGGCGTGCACGCCGCCATCGCCGCCGAGTCACCGTCGGAATTGATCCCGCACGCGCAGGCGCTGGCCGCGGCGGGACGTGCCAATCGTCAGGCGGCCACGCTGGCCCGGGCCGGCCGGGTCTGGGTACATGTGTTGGGCGGCACGGTGACTCCGGAGGACGTGGAGATGGCGGCGCGGGGACTGGACCGGTACGGATACGCCTGGGACGGGGCCCGGCTCGCCGGTCACGCCGCCCTGCAGGCCTCTGATGCGCGGGTCAGCGCAGCGATGTTGCAGCTGGCCCGGTCGCTGCGCACCTACCGCCACGGCGTCGCTCCCGGGGGCGATCCGACACCCGACGCCGTCCCGGCATCGTCGGCGCCGGGCGAGCGGGCCACGCCGGGACCTGCCGTGACAGCGCTCAGCGAACGCGAACGCGAGGTTGCTGTCCTGCTGCTCTCCGGTATCACCTACCGCGGGATCGGCGAGCAGTTGTTCATCTCCGCGAAGACCGTGGAACATCACGTTGCGCGCATCCGCCGACGCATCGGCGCCGAGACGCGATCGGAGATGCTGTCCATGCTCCGTGCGATGCAGCTCGGCCGCGAGCTGACCGCCTGA